CGTACCGCGCCCGGCTTTGTCGTGGCAGCGCTGCGGGCTCGCAAGGCGGTGGGGCTTGCGCCCTTCACCGTCATCTCCTGCGACAACCTTCCGCACAACGGCGCCCGCATCCGCGCCGGGGTGCTGGAGATGGCCAAGCGCATCGACCCCGAACTGGCCGACTGGGTCGCCGCCGAGGGGGCCTTTCCCCAGACCATGATCGACCGGATCGTGCCCGCTACCATCCCCGAGGACATCGACAAGCTGGCGGGCCGGATCGGGGTCCGCGACGAAGGCATGGTTAAGGCTGAGCCCTTCACCCAGTGGGTGATCGAGGACCGCTTCGCCGGTCCGCGTCCGGACTTCGCCGCGCTCGGCGTGCAACTGACCGACGCCGTCGCCCCTTGGGAGGACGCCAAGCTGCGCCTGCTCAACGGCGCCCATTCGGCCGTCTCCTATCTCGGCGCCCTGTCGGGGCACGAACATGTGCATGAGGCCGTCGCCAATCCGGTGCTCAAGGCCTTCGTCGAGGCCCTGTGGGACGAGGCGGAGACGACGCTGAACCCGCCGCCCGGGCTCGACATCGCCGCCTATCGAGAAGAGCTGATGGCCCGCTTCTCCAACTCGGCCCTGATGCACCGCACGCGCCAGATCGCCATGGACGGCTCGCAGAAACTGCCGCAGCGCCTGCTGGCCGGGACCGCCGAACGTCTGGCGGCGGGGCAGTCGATCGAGGCCCTCGCCCTGGGCGTCGCCGCCTGGATGAAGTGGCAGTCGGGCGTGACCGAGACCGGCGAGACCTTCGTCGTCGACGATCCGCTGGCGGCGAAGACCGCCGAACTTCTGGCCGGCGCCGACACAGACGAGGCTCGCGTCGCGGCCTTGCTGACCCTTTCGGCCGTCTTCCCGCCCGCC
The genomic region above belongs to Brevundimonas goettingensis and contains:
- a CDS encoding mannitol dehydrogenase family protein; this encodes MTRLSDATLAATPAAKPAYDRAAVKTGVVHLGIGAFHRAHQAVVFDDALASGDLRWGVLGASLRSPGVRDQLNPQDGLYTLVVRDGADEHLRVIGAGQGVLVGPEDPAALVAAMAHPDVHIVTLTVTEKGYRLDPATGDVMVEDPEVAADLADISAPRTAPGFVVAALRARKAVGLAPFTVISCDNLPHNGARIRAGVLEMAKRIDPELADWVAAEGAFPQTMIDRIVPATIPEDIDKLAGRIGVRDEGMVKAEPFTQWVIEDRFAGPRPDFAALGVQLTDAVAPWEDAKLRLLNGAHSAVSYLGALSGHEHVHEAVANPVLKAFVEALWDEAETTLNPPPGLDIAAYREELMARFSNSALMHRTRQIAMDGSQKLPQRLLAGTAERLAAGQSIEALALGVAAWMKWQSGVTETGETFVVDDPLAAKTAELLAGADTDEARVAALLTLSAVFPPALAADPAFVKAVTAAYLSLSTHGAVEAARLVTE